The following proteins are encoded in a genomic region of Ornithodoros turicata isolate Travis chromosome 6, ASM3712646v1, whole genome shotgun sequence:
- the LOC135398469 gene encoding uncharacterized protein LOC135398469, with protein MADATAETVANTFVASWVSRFGAPSQVTTDRGPKFESRLFKGLTDILGTTRVRTTSYHPASNGLVERLHRHLKAALVAHEDRAHWVHHLPLVLLGIRAAVKTDIGCSAADLVYGCALRLPADFFVPPSPDPSPSVYLDRLHQFFNTLHTRPLPPALPPPDVLTSPKTCHPQRTCSCARTPCGSRSRRPIPVHIPSSAATARTYASLSTAEGTWLPSTD; from the coding sequence CATGGGTCTCTCGGTTCGGCGCGCCGTCCCAGGTCACTACGGACCGGGGCCCAAAGTTCGAGAGCCGTTTATTCAAGGGCCTCACCGACATCCTCGGGACAACTCGCGTCCGAACGACATCCTATCACCCTGCATCCAACGGCCTCGTAGAACGCCTTCATCGCCACTTGAAGGCCGCCCTCGTCGCCCACGAAGATAGGGCACACTGGGTACACCACCTGCCTTTGGTGCTCCTCGGCATCCGCGCAGCTGTCAAGACCGACATCGGGTGCAGTGCGGCTGACCTTGTGTATGGCTGTGCTCTGCGTCTTCCAGCCGATTTCTTCGTGCCGCCCTCTCCCGACCCGTCCCCATCCGTCTACCTGGACCGCCTTCATCAGTTTTTCAACACACTCCATACCCGGCcgttgccacccgcgcttcctCCACCCGACGTGCTCACGTCCCCCAAGACCTGTCATCCGCAACGCACGTGTTCCTGCGCACGGACGCCGTGCGGAAGTCGCTCACGCCGCCCTATTCCGGTCCACATCCCGTCCTCGGCCGCCACGGCAAGAACTTACGCATCTCTATCAACGGCCGAGGGGACGTGGTTGCCGTCGACAGATTGA